A single region of the Gasterosteus aculeatus chromosome 1, fGasAcu3.hap1.1, whole genome shotgun sequence genome encodes:
- the esrrd gene encoding estrogen-related receptor gamma isoform X3, with protein MELKDFCLIDFHCISPHRLPDASSSSPADEAQSSASLPESSPADPSHRAFLLPSPASSSSSSSSYSPLRGAPEPNSPTGSTSSGGSVGGSAAASLGFSPDSFSAQVDSILRGDYLTPMGAAGPRRLCLVCGDFASGYHYGVASCEACKAFFKRTIQGNIDYSCPLVSQCEITKRRRKACQACRFHKCLQAGMLREGVRMDRVRGGRQKYKRRLEAGPGFYAKAPYGVAVGSRNKIVSQLLLTEPAPLDANQDDSTDDGSLRNLLTLCDLLNRELLVLIGWAKQIPGFSGLSLVDQMALLQSGWMEALLVGVAWRSQEAKGRELVFARNLRLDEAQCRAAGLADLHDALRHLTDKYRAVHLSAEEAVTLKAVALANSDADPVDCPDSVQRFQDGLHEALQDHAASRAEPQRAGRLLMSLPLLRQTAGRAVEAFLRLHRRRVPLHKLLLEMLDAKA; from the exons ATGGAGCTGAAGGACTTCTGCCTGATAGACTTTCACTGCATCAGTCCACATCG cctcccggacgcctcctcttcctccccggcTGATGAAGCTCAGTCTTCGGCCTCCTTGCCCGAATCCTCCCCCGCCGACCCCTCACACCGggccttcctcctccccagcccggcctcctcttcctcctcctcgtcctcctacAGCCCCCTCCGTGGAGCGCCGGAGCCCAACTCCCCGACCGGATCTACTTCCAGCGGAGGAAGCGTCGGCGGCAGCGCCGCGGCCTCGCTGGGCTTTTCCCCCGATTCCTTTTCAGCCCAG GTGGACTCCATCCTGAGGGGCGACTACCTGACGCCCATGGGTGCCGCGGGGCCCAGGAGGCTGTGCCTGGTGTGCGGGGACTTCGCCTCCGGGTATCACTACGGCGTGGCGTCCTGCGAGGCCTGCAAGGCCTTCTTCAAGAGGACCATACAGG GCAACATCGACTACAGCTGCCCCCTGGTGAGCCAGTGTGAGATCACCAAGCGGCGGAGGAAAGCCTGTCAGGCCTGTCGCTTCCACAAATGTCTCCAAGCCGGGATGCTGAGGGAGG GAGTGCGCATGGACCGAGTGAGAGGAGGTCGACAGAAGTACAAGCGGCGGCTGGAGGCGGGGCCTGGTTTTTACGCTAAAGCTCCGTACGGCGTCGCCGTCGGCAGCA GAAACAAGATAGTCTCCCAGTTGCTGCTGACAGAGCCCGCCCCCCTGGACGCCAATCAGGACGACTCCACCGACGACGGCAGCCTGCGGAACCTTCTGACTCTGTGTGACCTCCTGAACCGGGAGCTGCTGGTTCTGATTGGCTGGGCCAAGCAGATCCCAG GGTTCTCTGGGCTCTCATTGGTCGACCAGATGGCGCTGCTGCAGAGCGGTTGGATGGAGGCCCTGCTGGTGGGCGTGGCCTGGCGGTCGCAGGAGGCAAAGGGGAGGGAACTCGTGTTCGCCAGGAACCTGCGGCTGGACGAGGCCCAGTGTCGAGCCGCAGGATTGGCCGACCTGCACGACGCGCTGCGTCACCTGACCGATAAATACCGGGCGGTGCACCTGAGCGCCGAGGAGGCGGTGACGCTGAAGGCCGTGGCGCTCGCCAACTCTG ACGCGGACCCGGTGGACTGCCCCGACTCGGTGCAGAGGTTCCAGGACGGGCTCCACGAGGCGCTGCAGGACCACGCGGCGTCCCGCGCCGAGCCGCAGCGGGCCGGCCGGCTGCTCATGAGCCTCCCGCTGCTGCGGCAGACGGCCGGCCGCGCCGTGGAGGCCTTCCTGCGGCTGCACCGCCGCCGCGTCCCGCTGCACAAACTGCTGCTGGAGATGCTGGACGCCAAGGCCTGA
- the esrrd gene encoding estrogen-related receptor gamma isoform X4: MELKDFCLIDFHCISPHRLPDASSSSPADEAQSSASLPESSPADPSHRAFLLPSPASSSSSSSSYSPLRGAPEPNSPTGSTSSGGSVGGSAAASLGFSPDSFSAQVDSILRGDYLTPMGAAGPRRLCLVCGDFASGYHYGVASCEACKAFFKRTIQGVRMDRVRGGRQKYKRRLEAGPGFYAKAPYGVAVGSRNKIVSQLLLTEPAPLDANQDDSTDDGSLRNLLTLCDLLNRELLVLIGWAKQIPGFSGLSLVDQMALLQSGWMEALLVGVAWRSQEAKGRELVFARNLRLDEAQCRAAGLADLHDALRHLTDKYRAVHLSAEEAVTLKAVALANSDADPVDCPDSVQRFQDGLHEALQDHAASRAEPQRAGRLLMSLPLLRQTAGRAVEAFLRLHRRRVPLHKLLLEMLDAKA, translated from the exons ATGGAGCTGAAGGACTTCTGCCTGATAGACTTTCACTGCATCAGTCCACATCG cctcccggacgcctcctcttcctccccggcTGATGAAGCTCAGTCTTCGGCCTCCTTGCCCGAATCCTCCCCCGCCGACCCCTCACACCGggccttcctcctccccagcccggcctcctcttcctcctcctcgtcctcctacAGCCCCCTCCGTGGAGCGCCGGAGCCCAACTCCCCGACCGGATCTACTTCCAGCGGAGGAAGCGTCGGCGGCAGCGCCGCGGCCTCGCTGGGCTTTTCCCCCGATTCCTTTTCAGCCCAG GTGGACTCCATCCTGAGGGGCGACTACCTGACGCCCATGGGTGCCGCGGGGCCCAGGAGGCTGTGCCTGGTGTGCGGGGACTTCGCCTCCGGGTATCACTACGGCGTGGCGTCCTGCGAGGCCTGCAAGGCCTTCTTCAAGAGGACCATACAGG GAGTGCGCATGGACCGAGTGAGAGGAGGTCGACAGAAGTACAAGCGGCGGCTGGAGGCGGGGCCTGGTTTTTACGCTAAAGCTCCGTACGGCGTCGCCGTCGGCAGCA GAAACAAGATAGTCTCCCAGTTGCTGCTGACAGAGCCCGCCCCCCTGGACGCCAATCAGGACGACTCCACCGACGACGGCAGCCTGCGGAACCTTCTGACTCTGTGTGACCTCCTGAACCGGGAGCTGCTGGTTCTGATTGGCTGGGCCAAGCAGATCCCAG GGTTCTCTGGGCTCTCATTGGTCGACCAGATGGCGCTGCTGCAGAGCGGTTGGATGGAGGCCCTGCTGGTGGGCGTGGCCTGGCGGTCGCAGGAGGCAAAGGGGAGGGAACTCGTGTTCGCCAGGAACCTGCGGCTGGACGAGGCCCAGTGTCGAGCCGCAGGATTGGCCGACCTGCACGACGCGCTGCGTCACCTGACCGATAAATACCGGGCGGTGCACCTGAGCGCCGAGGAGGCGGTGACGCTGAAGGCCGTGGCGCTCGCCAACTCTG ACGCGGACCCGGTGGACTGCCCCGACTCGGTGCAGAGGTTCCAGGACGGGCTCCACGAGGCGCTGCAGGACCACGCGGCGTCCCGCGCCGAGCCGCAGCGGGCCGGCCGGCTGCTCATGAGCCTCCCGCTGCTGCGGCAGACGGCCGGCCGCGCCGTGGAGGCCTTCCTGCGGCTGCACCGCCGCCGCGTCCCGCTGCACAAACTGCTGCTGGAGATGCTGGACGCCAAGGCCTGA
- the esrrd gene encoding estrogen-related receptor gamma isoform X1, with product MYIPAAPPVVEYKGAYLGALETTQQAASDFYSENLFSSVPILNQLISELHQFHPTLFFLSLPDASSSSPADEAQSSASLPESSPADPSHRAFLLPSPASSSSSSSSYSPLRGAPEPNSPTGSTSSGGSVGGSAAASLGFSPDSFSAQVDSILRGDYLTPMGAAGPRRLCLVCGDFASGYHYGVASCEACKAFFKRTIQGNIDYSCPLVSQCEITKRRRKACQACRFHKCLQAGMLREGVRMDRVRGGRQKYKRRLEAGPGFYAKAPYGVAVGSRNKIVSQLLLTEPAPLDANQDDSTDDGSLRNLLTLCDLLNRELLVLIGWAKQIPGFSGLSLVDQMALLQSGWMEALLVGVAWRSQEAKGRELVFARNLRLDEAQCRAAGLADLHDALRHLTDKYRAVHLSAEEAVTLKAVALANSDADPVDCPDSVQRFQDGLHEALQDHAASRAEPQRAGRLLMSLPLLRQTAGRAVEAFLRLHRRRVPLHKLLLEMLDAKA from the exons ATGTATATTCCAGCAGCGCCCCCTGTGGTGGAGTATAAAGGCGCTTACTTAGGAGCATTAGAAACGACACAACAAGCAGCAAGtgacttttattctgaaaatcttttCTCCAGTGTTCCGATACTCAATCAGCTGATCAGTGAACTTCATCAATTTCATCCCACACTCTtcttcctcagcctcccggacgcctcctcttcctccccggcTGATGAAGCTCAGTCTTCGGCCTCCTTGCCCGAATCCTCCCCCGCCGACCCCTCACACCGggccttcctcctccccagcccggcctcctcttcctcctcctcgtcctcctacAGCCCCCTCCGTGGAGCGCCGGAGCCCAACTCCCCGACCGGATCTACTTCCAGCGGAGGAAGCGTCGGCGGCAGCGCCGCGGCCTCGCTGGGCTTTTCCCCCGATTCCTTTTCAGCCCAG GTGGACTCCATCCTGAGGGGCGACTACCTGACGCCCATGGGTGCCGCGGGGCCCAGGAGGCTGTGCCTGGTGTGCGGGGACTTCGCCTCCGGGTATCACTACGGCGTGGCGTCCTGCGAGGCCTGCAAGGCCTTCTTCAAGAGGACCATACAGG GCAACATCGACTACAGCTGCCCCCTGGTGAGCCAGTGTGAGATCACCAAGCGGCGGAGGAAAGCCTGTCAGGCCTGTCGCTTCCACAAATGTCTCCAAGCCGGGATGCTGAGGGAGG GAGTGCGCATGGACCGAGTGAGAGGAGGTCGACAGAAGTACAAGCGGCGGCTGGAGGCGGGGCCTGGTTTTTACGCTAAAGCTCCGTACGGCGTCGCCGTCGGCAGCA GAAACAAGATAGTCTCCCAGTTGCTGCTGACAGAGCCCGCCCCCCTGGACGCCAATCAGGACGACTCCACCGACGACGGCAGCCTGCGGAACCTTCTGACTCTGTGTGACCTCCTGAACCGGGAGCTGCTGGTTCTGATTGGCTGGGCCAAGCAGATCCCAG GGTTCTCTGGGCTCTCATTGGTCGACCAGATGGCGCTGCTGCAGAGCGGTTGGATGGAGGCCCTGCTGGTGGGCGTGGCCTGGCGGTCGCAGGAGGCAAAGGGGAGGGAACTCGTGTTCGCCAGGAACCTGCGGCTGGACGAGGCCCAGTGTCGAGCCGCAGGATTGGCCGACCTGCACGACGCGCTGCGTCACCTGACCGATAAATACCGGGCGGTGCACCTGAGCGCCGAGGAGGCGGTGACGCTGAAGGCCGTGGCGCTCGCCAACTCTG ACGCGGACCCGGTGGACTGCCCCGACTCGGTGCAGAGGTTCCAGGACGGGCTCCACGAGGCGCTGCAGGACCACGCGGCGTCCCGCGCCGAGCCGCAGCGGGCCGGCCGGCTGCTCATGAGCCTCCCGCTGCTGCGGCAGACGGCCGGCCGCGCCGTGGAGGCCTTCCTGCGGCTGCACCGCCGCCGCGTCCCGCTGCACAAACTGCTGCTGGAGATGCTGGACGCCAAGGCCTGA
- the esrrd gene encoding estrogen-related receptor gamma isoform X2, with product MYIPAAPPVVEYKGAYLGALETTQQAASDFYSENLFSSVPILNQLISELHQFHPTLFFLSLPDASSSSPADEAQSSASLPESSPADPSHRAFLLPSPASSSSSSSSYSPLRGAPEPNSPTGSTSSGGSVGGSAAASLGFSPDSFSAQVDSILRGDYLTPMGAAGPRRLCLVCGDFASGYHYGVASCEACKAFFKRTIQGVRMDRVRGGRQKYKRRLEAGPGFYAKAPYGVAVGSRNKIVSQLLLTEPAPLDANQDDSTDDGSLRNLLTLCDLLNRELLVLIGWAKQIPGFSGLSLVDQMALLQSGWMEALLVGVAWRSQEAKGRELVFARNLRLDEAQCRAAGLADLHDALRHLTDKYRAVHLSAEEAVTLKAVALANSDADPVDCPDSVQRFQDGLHEALQDHAASRAEPQRAGRLLMSLPLLRQTAGRAVEAFLRLHRRRVPLHKLLLEMLDAKA from the exons ATGTATATTCCAGCAGCGCCCCCTGTGGTGGAGTATAAAGGCGCTTACTTAGGAGCATTAGAAACGACACAACAAGCAGCAAGtgacttttattctgaaaatcttttCTCCAGTGTTCCGATACTCAATCAGCTGATCAGTGAACTTCATCAATTTCATCCCACACTCTtcttcctcagcctcccggacgcctcctcttcctccccggcTGATGAAGCTCAGTCTTCGGCCTCCTTGCCCGAATCCTCCCCCGCCGACCCCTCACACCGggccttcctcctccccagcccggcctcctcttcctcctcctcgtcctcctacAGCCCCCTCCGTGGAGCGCCGGAGCCCAACTCCCCGACCGGATCTACTTCCAGCGGAGGAAGCGTCGGCGGCAGCGCCGCGGCCTCGCTGGGCTTTTCCCCCGATTCCTTTTCAGCCCAG GTGGACTCCATCCTGAGGGGCGACTACCTGACGCCCATGGGTGCCGCGGGGCCCAGGAGGCTGTGCCTGGTGTGCGGGGACTTCGCCTCCGGGTATCACTACGGCGTGGCGTCCTGCGAGGCCTGCAAGGCCTTCTTCAAGAGGACCATACAGG GAGTGCGCATGGACCGAGTGAGAGGAGGTCGACAGAAGTACAAGCGGCGGCTGGAGGCGGGGCCTGGTTTTTACGCTAAAGCTCCGTACGGCGTCGCCGTCGGCAGCA GAAACAAGATAGTCTCCCAGTTGCTGCTGACAGAGCCCGCCCCCCTGGACGCCAATCAGGACGACTCCACCGACGACGGCAGCCTGCGGAACCTTCTGACTCTGTGTGACCTCCTGAACCGGGAGCTGCTGGTTCTGATTGGCTGGGCCAAGCAGATCCCAG GGTTCTCTGGGCTCTCATTGGTCGACCAGATGGCGCTGCTGCAGAGCGGTTGGATGGAGGCCCTGCTGGTGGGCGTGGCCTGGCGGTCGCAGGAGGCAAAGGGGAGGGAACTCGTGTTCGCCAGGAACCTGCGGCTGGACGAGGCCCAGTGTCGAGCCGCAGGATTGGCCGACCTGCACGACGCGCTGCGTCACCTGACCGATAAATACCGGGCGGTGCACCTGAGCGCCGAGGAGGCGGTGACGCTGAAGGCCGTGGCGCTCGCCAACTCTG ACGCGGACCCGGTGGACTGCCCCGACTCGGTGCAGAGGTTCCAGGACGGGCTCCACGAGGCGCTGCAGGACCACGCGGCGTCCCGCGCCGAGCCGCAGCGGGCCGGCCGGCTGCTCATGAGCCTCCCGCTGCTGCGGCAGACGGCCGGCCGCGCCGTGGAGGCCTTCCTGCGGCTGCACCGCCGCCGCGTCCCGCTGCACAAACTGCTGCTGGAGATGCTGGACGCCAAGGCCTGA